From a region of the Synechococcus sp. PCC 7502 genome:
- a CDS encoding DUF4189 domain-containing protein, translating to MSFNLGKPITLAMLTMMPILFGGELVALADNFGAIARSRNTGDKGYAWNFSTREQAERRARRECANVSGADDCRALLWFKNACGSIAEASNGGAGTGWGTDEALAERYALESCSTVGSRCRVVRTFCTD from the coding sequence ATGTCTTTCAATCTTGGTAAGCCCATAACCTTAGCAATGTTAACAATGATGCCGATCTTATTTGGTGGTGAGCTAGTAGCTCTGGCAGACAATTTTGGAGCGATCGCCCGTTCTCGTAATACTGGAGATAAAGGCTATGCTTGGAATTTTTCTACTAGAGAGCAAGCAGAACGCAGGGCAAGACGGGAATGTGCAAATGTTTCAGGTGCTGATGATTGTAGAGCATTACTGTGGTTTAAAAATGCCTGTGGTAGCATCGCTGAGGCATCCAATGGGGGAGCAGGTACAGGTTGGGGTACTGATGAGGCTCTGGCAGAACGGTATGCCCTTGAATCCTGCAGCACAGTGGGTTCTCGGTGCCGTGTGGTTAGGACCTTCTGCACTGATTAG
- a CDS encoding CPBP family intramembrane glutamic endopeptidase → MAKYPFLLRLGAFLGILLGLWLPIALPVYLIFKEASSVSLGILLYILFVGLIWVWGRKVEGVGRPYYYYGLGRHPEGNHYFFLELLAGFGVGFMALFLLMELQVSWGWLSWQPNIDWISAIGSGVLTGLGVGFAEELLFRGLLLTEMEKDFGTGRSLWLNSSFFAITHFIKSEPIQVLISRLVQFPGLMLLGMTLVWARRSQNGSLGLAIGLHGGLVGAFYIVNTTSWIRANQVVPEWITGIGGNPLAGIMGLLFLGAIALGIRLKPKS, encoded by the coding sequence GTGGCTAAATATCCATTTTTACTGAGACTAGGAGCATTTTTAGGAATTTTATTAGGGTTATGGCTCCCCATAGCTTTGCCAGTTTATTTAATCTTCAAAGAAGCCAGTAGTGTATCCCTCGGAATTTTACTCTACATTTTATTCGTAGGATTAATTTGGGTATGGGGACGTAAGGTTGAAGGCGTAGGTCGCCCCTATTATTACTATGGCTTGGGAAGGCATCCTGAAGGAAATCATTACTTTTTTTTAGAGCTTTTAGCAGGTTTTGGTGTTGGCTTTATGGCTTTATTTTTATTGATGGAGCTGCAAGTTAGTTGGGGGTGGTTAAGTTGGCAGCCAAATATTGATTGGATTAGTGCTATCGGTTCAGGCGTGTTAACAGGTCTAGGGGTAGGTTTTGCAGAAGAATTACTATTTCGGGGGTTGCTATTAACTGAAATGGAAAAGGATTTTGGCACGGGGCGATCGCTGTGGTTGAATAGCAGCTTTTTTGCGATTACCCATTTCATTAAATCTGAACCCATTCAAGTCTTAATCTCTCGTTTGGTGCAGTTTCCGGGTTTGATGTTGTTAGGAATGACTTTAGTTTGGGCAAGGCGATCGCAAAATGGCAGTCTGGGCTTAGCAATTGGTTTACACGGTGGATTAGTTGGAGCCTTTTACATTGTTAATACCACTAGCTGGATTCGAGCTAATCAAGTCGTACCTGAATGGATCACAGGCATAGGAGGTAATCCTTTAGCAGGCATTATGGGTTTATTGTTTTTAGGAGCGATCGCCTTGGGGATTAGATTAAAACCCAAATCTTAA
- a CDS encoding DJ-1/PfpI family protein — MTEIKGKIGVIIEDHFDQTEYRLFNAHFPEYGYEVEYISHLWGQPALHFGGNPDDGIYDPIEKVTVTTEINDINPDDYKGFICIGAYATDRLRYQASVKKGQKNQAPAVVFLRKVINNPKIKLGTICHSLWLFCADSDLIRGKKVTCAHNIICDVENAGGDVIYEGDATADLVIDGNLITGKHPGVTMQFIEAFVKEIESAS; from the coding sequence ATGACTGAAATCAAAGGTAAAATTGGCGTAATTATTGAAGACCATTTCGATCAAACTGAATACCGTCTCTTTAATGCTCACTTCCCTGAGTATGGCTATGAAGTAGAATATATTTCCCATCTTTGGGGACAGCCTGCTTTGCATTTTGGTGGTAATCCCGATGATGGAATTTATGACCCCATTGAAAAAGTTACAGTTACCACAGAAATTAATGACATTAACCCAGATGACTATAAAGGGTTTATTTGTATCGGTGCCTATGCCACAGATCGATTGAGGTATCAGGCTAGTGTTAAAAAAGGGCAAAAAAATCAAGCTCCTGCCGTTGTATTTCTGCGTAAGGTAATTAATAATCCTAAGATTAAGCTTGGGACAATTTGCCACAGTCTATGGCTATTTTGTGCTGATTCCGATTTAATTAGAGGAAAAAAAGTTACCTGCGCCCATAATATTATTTGTGATGTGGAAAATGCTGGTGGTGATGTGATTTACGAAGGTGATGCCACCGCAGATTTAGTAATTGACGGCAATTTGATTACAGGTAAACATCCGGGTGTAACTATGCAGTTTATCGAAGCCTTTGTTAAAGAAATCGAATCTGCGTCTTAG
- a CDS encoding carboxymuconolactone decarboxylase family protein: MPYENAVLDDKDLQAGLSGINPKFGDFVTRVAGEAWGLPLIDQKTKAFITIAVDLVNNTQIGIGSPFEAHVNMALKQGATREEIEELLLFMAVYAGFNKSASAFVALNQVLGSSNSD; this comes from the coding sequence ATGCCTTACGAAAATGCTGTACTAGATGATAAAGACCTTCAAGCTGGTTTATCGGGAATTAATCCCAAATTTGGAGACTTTGTTACCCGTGTTGCGGGCGAAGCTTGGGGGTTACCTCTAATCGATCAAAAAACCAAAGCCTTTATCACTATTGCGGTTGATCTAGTTAATAATACCCAGATCGGGATTGGTAGTCCTTTTGAAGCTCATGTCAATATGGCGCTCAAGCAAGGTGCAACTCGTGAAGAAATCGAAGAACTGTTACTATTTATGGCAGTTTATGCTGGCTTTAATAAATCTGCTAGTGCCTTTGTTGCCCTCAATCAAGTTCTCGGCAGTTCTAATTCCGATTAA
- a CDS encoding J domain-containing protein: protein MSRAGNNYYHTLQVHYQAPQAEIKLAYRKLVKKFHPDCNHDLNNHDQISAINIAYEILSNPQTRASYDQSMGLSTKVSKNSNTSNVSTVVKKRSQGLDEDGKLDLWLTQVYEPIIEILNQILDNLDDQIDQLADDPFDQDLLDNFQEYIQNCRNAFNYAQILFRKMPNPASAAGVAAYLYHCLNQVGDGIEELNYFTLNFDDHHLHTGQELWRIADEMRSYAFDAVRNLSR from the coding sequence ATGTCACGGGCGGGAAATAATTATTACCATACTTTGCAAGTGCATTACCAAGCTCCCCAAGCGGAGATCAAACTTGCCTATCGGAAACTAGTAAAAAAATTTCATCCCGACTGCAATCACGACCTCAATAACCACGATCAAATTTCCGCAATTAATATTGCCTACGAAATCCTAAGTAATCCCCAAACCCGTGCCTCCTACGATCAAAGTATGGGACTTAGCACTAAGGTTTCTAAAAACTCTAATACCTCTAATGTTTCTACCGTAGTTAAAAAGCGATCACAGGGGTTAGATGAAGATGGCAAACTTGATCTATGGCTAACCCAAGTATATGAGCCGATCATAGAAATTCTTAACCAAATTCTGGACAACCTCGATGATCAGATTGATCAACTTGCTGATGATCCCTTTGATCAGGATTTATTAGATAACTTCCAAGAATATATTCAAAATTGCCGCAATGCCTTTAACTATGCCCAGATATTATTCCGTAAAATGCCCAATCCTGCTTCGGCGGCGGGAGTAGCTGCATACCTATATCACTGCCTTAACCAAGTGGGAGATGGTATTGAAGAGCTTAATTATTTCACCCTTAATTTTGATGATCATCACTTGCACACGGGGCAGGAACTATGGCGAATTGCCGATGAAATGCGTAGCTATGCTTTTGATGCGGTGAGAAATTTATCCCGATGA
- a CDS encoding bestrophin family protein, with translation MRSWQWLIMALHFRGSVAPIVLPRVLMFTGFAYGVAWLYKLHYIPTSEVLESLTGNVVYNLVLGLLLVFRTNAAYDKFWEGRKLWGTLVVNIRNLAREIQLGIIETDEKSKAAKIRAIRLLSAFAIATKLHLRQEPIDQSLQSLVSPSEVLKLEQVSNPPLEITFWISAYLHQQYRCHQLDSTHLHLATDTLNSLIEGLTGCERISKTPIPLAYSIYLKRLILIYCLSLPFHFVASLGLWTAAFVGLVSFILLGVEEIANEIEMPFGTDPNDLPLEQICQNIIDNGEAVIAFTPDTLNFNPEHSL, from the coding sequence ATGAGAAGTTGGCAATGGCTAATTATGGCATTACATTTTCGGGGATCGGTTGCCCCCATTGTTTTGCCACGGGTGTTAATGTTTACAGGGTTTGCCTATGGGGTGGCATGGCTTTATAAGCTCCACTATATTCCCACGTCTGAAGTCCTAGAAAGCCTTACGGGTAATGTAGTTTATAACTTGGTCTTGGGGTTGTTACTGGTATTTAGGACAAATGCTGCCTATGACAAGTTTTGGGAAGGACGGAAATTGTGGGGAACTCTGGTAGTTAATATTCGGAATCTGGCTAGGGAAATCCAACTAGGAATTATTGAAACTGATGAGAAGTCTAAGGCTGCAAAAATCAGGGCTATTAGGCTTTTAAGTGCCTTTGCGATCGCGACTAAGCTGCATTTACGCCAAGAACCCATTGATCAATCTCTCCAATCTTTAGTTTCACCATCGGAAGTTCTCAAACTAGAACAAGTGTCAAATCCCCCCTTAGAAATTACATTTTGGATTAGCGCATACCTGCATCAGCAATATCGTTGTCATCAGCTAGATAGTACACATTTGCATCTGGCAACTGATACGCTAAATAGCTTAATAGAAGGTTTAACAGGCTGTGAACGCATTAGTAAAACCCCTATTCCCCTTGCCTATAGTATTTATCTGAAACGCTTGATTTTAATCTATTGCCTTAGTCTGCCCTTTCATTTTGTCGCAAGTTTGGGACTATGGACAGCCGCCTTTGTGGGATTGGTGAGCTTTATTTTATTGGGTGTCGAAGAAATTGCTAATGAAATTGAAATGCCCTTTGGTACCGATCCCAATGATTTACCCTTGGAGCAAATTTGTCAAAATATTATCGACAACGGCGAAGCTGTAATCGCTTTTACCCCCGATACATTAAACTTCAATCCCGAGCATAGCCTTTAA
- a CDS encoding cytochrome c biogenesis protein: MLNFNPKFLRRELLPILGNLKFAIALLLIIALFSVSGTVIEQGETLDFYQQNYPEHPALFGFLTYKVLLLAGLNHVYSTWWFLALLILFGTSLTVCTFTRQLPMLKVAKRWHYYTKPQSFNKLALSTELVGRSLDQIAPVLTKFGYAVFQENDQLYARKGLVGRIGPILVHASMLLILLGAIWGALAGFIGQEMIPSGQTFSIKNVTEAGIWSHIPKTWSVKVNRFWIEYTPSGAIDQFYSDLSVLDNKSGQELDRQTIYVNKPLRYDGITFYQANWDIAAVRFTLNASPVLQLPMTALQAKGTNNKVWGAWLPTKPDLSAGVTLITPDLQGTLLIYDEKGNLVSTVRAGGSTEVNGVTLTIKELVGSTGLQIKSDPGIPIAYTGFGLLMLGVIMSYVSHSQIWVLKSGNSLYIGGKTNRALVGFESEMIQIIESLPNPVLSLG, from the coding sequence TTGCTAAACTTCAATCCCAAATTTCTGCGCCGTGAACTATTACCAATCCTAGGAAACTTAAAGTTTGCGATCGCTTTGTTGCTAATCATTGCCCTTTTTAGTGTGTCTGGTACCGTCATTGAGCAGGGAGAGACCCTAGATTTCTATCAGCAGAACTATCCTGAGCATCCCGCTTTATTTGGGTTTTTAACCTATAAGGTTTTGCTATTAGCGGGGCTTAATCATGTATATAGCACTTGGTGGTTTTTAGCATTACTAATTTTATTCGGTACTAGTTTAACCGTTTGTACATTTACCCGTCAGCTACCCATGCTCAAGGTGGCAAAACGCTGGCATTACTATACCAAGCCCCAAAGTTTTAATAAGTTGGCATTAAGTACTGAATTAGTAGGGCGATCGCTGGATCAAATTGCGCCCGTTTTAACTAAATTTGGCTATGCTGTGTTTCAAGAGAATGATCAACTCTATGCCCGTAAAGGACTTGTGGGCAGAATTGGACCGATTTTGGTTCATGCCAGTATGTTGCTAATTTTATTAGGGGCAATTTGGGGGGCATTGGCAGGTTTTATCGGGCAGGAGATGATCCCCAGTGGGCAAACTTTTTCAATTAAAAATGTCACTGAAGCGGGTATTTGGTCACATATTCCCAAAACTTGGTCTGTAAAAGTTAATCGCTTTTGGATTGAATATACACCCAGTGGGGCGATCGATCAGTTCTATTCCGATCTTTCCGTCTTAGATAACAAATCTGGACAAGAACTGGATCGTCAGACTATTTATGTTAATAAACCCCTGCGTTACGATGGCATTACTTTTTATCAAGCGAACTGGGATATTGCGGCGGTACGTTTTACCCTAAATGCCAGTCCAGTCCTGCAATTACCGATGACGGCGTTACAGGCAAAGGGTACTAATAATAAGGTGTGGGGAGCATGGTTACCAACTAAACCCGATCTCAGTGCGGGAGTAACCCTAATCACTCCTGATTTACAAGGCACATTACTGATCTATGACGAGAAAGGCAACTTAGTATCCACGGTGAGAGCAGGAGGTAGCACCGAAGTTAATGGCGTAACTTTAACCATTAAAGAACTGGTAGGTAGCACGGGGTTACAAATTAAATCTGATCCGGGTATTCCTATTGCCTATACTGGCTTTGGGCTATTGATGCTAGGTGTAATCATGAGCTATGTGAGTCACTCGCAAATTTGGGTACTTAAATCTGGTAATAGTCTTTATATCGGCGGTAAAACTAATCGGGCGTTGGTGGGCTTTGAGTCAGAGATGATCCAAATTATTGAAAGTTTGCCAAATCCAGTTTTGAGTTTAGGATGA
- a CDS encoding site-2 protease family protein: MNSNTFFPLLVLGFACLILGWSLRKANGFNKLSFLAWLQGSMLVLPWIAYFGLFLSGIFISLAGLLLLLSISTIAYIWLGRFVRKVQNEQPKPTLKKQVIAPILEIKPEPNLKSKSEVEIGSKLQPEDIKKMQGIFGIETFYATEIVPFQQGLVFKGNMRGEAEAVYHHLSKSLSDRLGQRYELFLLSGQDSKPVVMILPNRGELVTETKPQQILAVILIICTILTCLALGAQLGNIDLSLHPERFLEGLPFGLGIGAILLVRELGWRWIGQKYEVKLGLPFFLPSSQMGAFGAFSRIQSSLPNRQVLFDLAIAPAICSGLLSLLFLVVGLLLSGHHDGNLQIPSQIFQASVLVGILGKLTLGGALHIDLVEIHPLVVLGWLGLVITALNLLPAGQLDGGRIIQAMYGRKTAGTATLLTLLVLAIATLINPLALYWGGIILILLRDQEGIMHNELSDLDGDRDALGIFALFWMLITLLPMTATVAEKLGIGG, translated from the coding sequence ATGAATTCAAATACTTTTTTCCCATTGTTGGTTCTAGGCTTTGCCTGCTTAATTTTAGGCTGGAGTTTACGCAAAGCTAATGGCTTTAATAAGCTTAGTTTTTTAGCTTGGCTACAGGGATCAATGTTGGTTTTACCTTGGATTGCCTATTTTGGTTTATTTTTAAGCGGTATATTTATCAGCCTTGCTGGGCTTTTATTATTGCTTTCTATATCGACGATCGCCTACATCTGGTTAGGAAGATTTGTGCGTAAAGTTCAGAATGAGCAACCTAAGCCTACTTTAAAAAAACAGGTGATTGCTCCAATCCTTGAAATAAAGCCAGAACCTAATTTAAAAAGCAAGTCAGAAGTAGAGATAGGCTCTAAACTTCAACCTGAAGATATTAAAAAGATGCAGGGCATATTTGGCATTGAAACTTTTTATGCCACCGAGATCGTCCCCTTTCAACAGGGATTAGTATTTAAAGGCAATATGAGGGGGGAAGCTGAAGCAGTTTATCATCATTTATCTAAGAGTTTAAGCGATCGCCTTGGGCAAAGGTATGAGTTATTTCTTTTGTCTGGTCAAGACTCCAAACCTGTGGTTATGATTTTGCCAAATCGAGGAGAATTAGTAACTGAGACTAAACCTCAGCAAATTTTAGCGGTGATTTTAATAATTTGTACAATACTCACCTGTCTTGCATTGGGAGCGCAGTTGGGAAATATTGATTTGAGTCTGCATCCTGAGCGGTTTTTAGAAGGTTTACCGTTTGGTTTGGGGATTGGGGCAATTTTACTGGTGCGGGAGTTAGGCTGGCGATGGATAGGACAGAAGTATGAGGTCAAGTTGGGTTTGCCTTTTTTCTTGCCTTCTTCGCAAATGGGAGCTTTCGGTGCTTTTAGTCGAATTCAGTCGTCATTACCTAATCGTCAAGTTTTGTTTGATTTAGCGATCGCTCCTGCTATTTGTAGTGGGTTATTATCTCTACTATTTTTAGTGGTGGGTTTATTACTCTCAGGTCACCATGATGGCAACTTGCAGATTCCTAGCCAAATTTTCCAAGCGTCGGTATTGGTAGGAATTTTAGGAAAGCTAACTTTGGGTGGGGCATTGCATATCGATTTAGTGGAAATTCACCCTTTGGTAGTTTTAGGTTGGTTGGGACTGGTAATTACGGCATTAAATCTTTTGCCTGCGGGTCAGCTAGATGGGGGCAGAATTATTCAGGCTATGTATGGCAGAAAAACTGCTGGTACGGCTACATTGTTGACTTTATTGGTGTTGGCGATCGCTACTTTAATTAATCCTTTAGCACTGTATTGGGGCGGAATTATTTTGATTTTACTTAGGGATCAAGAGGGGATTATGCACAATGAGTTGAGTGATTTAGATGGCGATCGTGATGCTTTGGGCATATTTGCTCTATTTTGGATGTTGATAACTTTACTACCCATGACGGCAACCGTAGCGGAGAAATTGGGCATAGGAGGCTAG
- a CDS encoding PleD family two-component system response regulator: protein MSISKVLVIDDSIMIRKMVKSILADKFEVLEANDGMSGLDTAKKVAPNLILLDFVMPKYNGYQTLQALRRVDTLKDIPVIMISGLREQVAENVPEPWDFDFLEKPFEPEVLISKIDHLLHTGVPAVAGAIPTEDSRNSQRVLDRLTATETLLAQGIENLIQREVVARINTLSTRVQKQEAALNILDKKLDSISQKLEHQNKGLMIILREIKALQTQVASK from the coding sequence ATGAGTATAAGTAAAGTACTGGTGATTGATGACAGCATCATGATCCGCAAAATGGTAAAGAGCATATTGGCAGACAAGTTTGAAGTTCTAGAAGCAAATGATGGGATGTCAGGGCTTGATACGGCGAAAAAAGTGGCACCAAATCTAATTTTGCTTGACTTTGTAATGCCTAAATATAATGGCTACCAGACTTTACAGGCACTGCGTCGAGTTGATACCCTCAAGGACATTCCCGTAATTATGATTTCGGGGCTAAGGGAACAAGTGGCGGAAAATGTACCTGAACCTTGGGACTTTGATTTTCTGGAAAAGCCGTTTGAACCAGAGGTGTTAATTTCTAAAATTGACCATCTCCTGCATACTGGCGTGCCAGCAGTTGCCGGGGCTATCCCCACTGAGGACTCCCGCAATTCCCAACGAGTACTCGATCGCCTTACTGCTACTGAAACTCTGCTTGCTCAGGGTATTGAAAACCTCATTCAACGAGAAGTAGTAGCCCGCATCAATACGTTATCTACCCGAGTCCAAAAACAAGAGGCTGCCTTAAATATCCTCGACAAGAAGCTAGACAGTATTTCTCAAAAACTAGAGCATCAAAATAAAGGATTAATGATTATTTTGCGTGAGATTAAGGCTTTACAAACCCAAGTTGCGAGCAAGTAA
- a CDS encoding PleD family two-component system response regulator — translation MANDGFNVLVVDDNEMNRDTLRRRLKYEGFTAELASSGKEAMTMLRSQPFDLVLLDIMMPGMDGYQVLEAIKADKALSSIAVIMVSAIDDLDSMMRCTELGADDYLTKPFDPVLLRAAIARSLKRTPTVAPKPVNQKITTLQSETKLQSDPQISKTSKEPTNPPDISLQEIVTQIINTGQLTRKSYMHFSKAIFNGLFSSTPLTQVQYGQINIIFTYLQSGRIKVID, via the coding sequence ATGGCAAATGACGGTTTCAATGTATTAGTTGTTGATGATAACGAGATGAATCGTGATACTCTACGTCGTCGCTTAAAATATGAAGGCTTCACGGCAGAGTTAGCTTCTAGCGGTAAAGAGGCAATGACAATGCTGCGATCGCAACCCTTTGATTTAGTATTACTAGATATTATGATGCCAGGTATGGACGGCTATCAGGTACTGGAGGCAATTAAAGCCGATAAAGCCTTAAGTAGTATTGCCGTGATCATGGTGTCTGCCATTGATGACCTAGATAGCATGATGCGATGTACAGAACTTGGTGCCGATGACTATTTAACTAAACCTTTTGATCCTGTCTTATTGAGAGCAGCGATCGCCCGATCCTTAAAGCGCACACCCACAGTTGCTCCTAAACCAGTCAACCAAAAAATTACTACCCTCCAGAGTGAAACTAAGCTCCAATCTGATCCCCAAATCTCTAAGACATCTAAGGAACCCACAAATCCTCCAGACATAAGTTTGCAAGAAATTGTGACCCAGATAATCAATACAGGGCAACTAACGCGCAAGTCTTATATGCACTTCAGTAAAGCCATTTTTAATGGTTTATTTTCCTCTACTCCTCTAACCCAAGTTCAGTACGGGCAGATTAATATTATATTTACCTATCTCCAGTCTGGACGCATCAAAGTTATAGACTAA
- a CDS encoding pyridoxine 5'-phosphate synthase — MAPTLGVNIDHVATIRQARRGIEPDPVAAAVIAELAGADGITVHLREDRRHIQDRDVRILRQTIRTHLNLEMAATPEMVEIALDIKPDYVTLVPEKREEITTEGGLDVIGLGDRLTKIVVELQNAQIPVSLFVDADPSQIKASSQTGAKFVELHTGTYANAKTEDTLKHELDFLSLGCELALELGLRVNAGHGLTYWNTKAIAQLRGMEELNIGHSIISRAVLVGLDQAVREMKALII; from the coding sequence ATGGCTCCTACCCTTGGCGTTAACATTGATCACGTGGCGACAATTAGACAGGCACGCAGGGGTATAGAACCTGATCCAGTGGCGGCGGCTGTGATTGCTGAATTAGCTGGGGCAGACGGGATTACAGTGCATTTGCGCGAAGATCGGCGACATATTCAAGATCGTGATGTTCGCATTTTACGGCAGACGATTCGCACTCACTTAAATCTGGAAATGGCAGCAACGCCTGAGATGGTGGAAATTGCCCTAGATATTAAGCCCGACTACGTTACTCTGGTTCCTGAAAAACGGGAAGAGATTACTACGGAAGGAGGCTTGGATGTGATTGGTTTGGGCGATCGCCTAACTAAAATCGTAGTAGAATTACAAAATGCCCAAATTCCTGTCAGTCTATTTGTTGATGCTGATCCCAGTCAAATTAAAGCTTCAAGCCAAACAGGGGCAAAATTTGTGGAACTGCACACTGGTACCTATGCCAATGCCAAAACCGAAGACACCTTAAAACACGAACTAGACTTTTTATCCCTAGGTTGTGAACTAGCACTGGAACTGGGGCTACGAGTTAATGCTGGACATGGGCTAACTTACTGGAATACGAAAGCAATCGCCCAGCTTAGGGGGATGGAAGAATTAAATATTGGTCATAGTATTATCAGTCGTGCTGTCTTGGTGGGCTTAGATCAAGCGGTTAGAGAAATGAAAGCATTAATAATTTAA
- a CDS encoding DUF751 family protein: protein MKEFFKNVLNYPKYLIVIVVGIFTAALQPLAPFLKKPVTAIALFSAVISGFIGLYFVLKAMLGIEV, encoded by the coding sequence ATGAAAGAATTCTTTAAAAATGTTCTGAACTATCCTAAATACTTAATTGTGATTGTAGTAGGAATATTTACGGCGGCATTGCAACCCCTGGCACCATTTCTGAAAAAACCAGTTACAGCGATCGCTCTATTCAGTGCTGTCATCAGTGGATTTATCGGCTTATATTTTGTATTAAAGGCTATGCTCGGGATTGAAGTTTAA
- a CDS encoding bifunctional 4-hydroxy-2-oxoglutarate aldolase/2-dehydro-3-deoxy-phosphogluconate aldolase gives MNHWISLLQQYRIFAVIRAANVSTAYKMAIAAAYGGIRLLEITWNTESVELLIPQLVAELPHCQIGTGTVLNIDMARQAIKIGCKFVFTPHVDQNLIQLANHAHIPIIAGAMTPTEILQAWQWGADAVKIFPIKTLGGQEYIKCLKPVLENIPLIPTGGVTVDNTIDFLKSGAIAVGISTDLFLPQAIHNQDWQKISDRAKLICTQVEEFNQHINQIKGLF, from the coding sequence ATGAACCACTGGATTAGTTTACTTCAACAATATCGGATTTTCGCAGTAATTCGTGCTGCCAATGTTAGTACTGCCTATAAAATGGCGATCGCTGCTGCTTATGGCGGGATTAGACTCCTAGAAATTACTTGGAATACTGAATCTGTAGAGCTTTTAATTCCTCAACTTGTGGCAGAGTTACCCCATTGTCAAATTGGGACGGGTACAGTTTTAAATATAGATATGGCTAGGCAAGCGATCAAGATCGGCTGTAAATTCGTATTCACGCCCCATGTCGATCAAAACTTAATTCAATTAGCTAATCATGCCCATATCCCAATTATTGCTGGTGCTATGACTCCAACTGAAATTTTGCAAGCTTGGCAGTGGGGAGCGGATGCAGTCAAGATATTTCCTATAAAAACCCTTGGGGGGCAAGAATATATTAAATGTCTTAAGCCCGTACTGGAAAATATTCCCCTGATTCCTACGGGTGGAGTGACGGTGGATAATACGATCGATTTTCTTAAATCTGGGGCGATCGCAGTGGGCATTTCTACGGATTTATTTTTACCCCAAGCAATTCATAATCAAGATTGGCAAAAAATTAGCGATCGGGCAAAGTTAATTTGTACTCAAGTTGAGGAATTTAATCAGCATATCAATCAGATCAAGGGATTGTTTTGA
- a CDS encoding tetratricopeptide repeat protein yields MDSLLAIAYLTTLVTILGILGWLVVRQIYKSRQLESVISDLQPKLQKETGTPIDYYKLGSVYLNKKLYAKAISEFEKSLKSGGEGMAEVHNALGFAYFSQQQFDLAIRKYKEAIALQPEYVIAINNLGHVYEKKKLIPQALESYQRVLEIAPDNETAKRRAASLQKRVS; encoded by the coding sequence ATGGATAGTTTATTAGCGATCGCCTACCTCACCACATTAGTCACAATTTTAGGTATCTTGGGGTGGTTAGTAGTAAGACAAATTTATAAAAGTCGGCAGTTAGAATCAGTAATTAGTGATTTACAGCCAAAACTACAAAAAGAGACGGGAACGCCCATCGATTATTACAAACTGGGGAGCGTGTACCTAAATAAAAAACTCTATGCTAAGGCAATTTCTGAGTTTGAAAAATCCCTAAAATCTGGGGGAGAAGGAATGGCAGAAGTGCATAATGCCCTAGGTTTTGCCTATTTCTCTCAGCAACAGTTTGATCTGGCAATTAGAAAATATAAAGAAGCGATCGCTCTCCAACCCGAATATGTAATTGCGATAAATAACTTGGGGCATGTGTATGAGAAGAAAAAATTAATCCCTCAGGCCCTAGAGTCCTATCAACGGGTACTAGAAATCGCTCCTGACAATGAAACTGCAAAACGAAGAGCAGCATCTCTACAAAAACGGGTGTCGTAA